The proteins below are encoded in one region of Belonocnema kinseyi isolate 2016_QV_RU_SX_M_011 chromosome 1, B_treatae_v1, whole genome shotgun sequence:
- the LOC117174148 gene encoding uncharacterized protein LOC117174148: MKSVPEEAICKNSKKRKISDSEVGTANDKSKRFKNVNREDTSEKESDPEIGLEIMTKREWSRLRNNCLEMQGRNFENINPEKEELSEKDGGEEKSDRVSFTLEGSENIDNQIESSCRDSKNFQSRCFVAGRENIVLNHNASHKLPAKRGGGLEDVSREDFFDELQNSCQSNQSRSHLPYRLIGAMYQLDLSVLCSLRKFKFEHKYPSLSLEFGNSQVDKFNNIILRYKEKSIHIQVVNVEKRHIEDEIDYDRLFVIENRNFAINTYFNSFVRHLISEVENPSNTIEYLIIYTNVNLDLTKEMRLKQGRSKKCYPFKFDIVNCKSLKKFLFTNNNTEKQGFYQFSQDKGTREEFFKRLQFSPAMKKVITERQLPRKFENYVKEEFFDKLAFAVNQPKRIELNSIIKNEIKNRKFQYDYTKLREEVLYDLIAAEKHSKLGKSVSYITGVTYEFSLLMTFLHDMFLQKHMLSINFEGKRDGITNDITVNYRGRITCIKIHTSDSKVNYNQLFSLKISTFSLHKHFSLFNDELEKDVRYFIIYTNADLDLTEENKLKHGRSKDFYPLQFSSIDIQKKKYKILRNCSCINENGLYQFAQEETREKLLSMLKLPLSLKKEKKEGRLSDENEREIKEKFLNKLIFAVNQPNITELNGILRDRIKSDNESNNVPYNYEELDEIAVRWSESNEVGPITPRTIKELLEDIKNNRHSYQEIRNKNISEEIKFAKIVVGTQQTFTFDQFLDFLIKEDRIEMLKSKGVKLVNMSNILNKAGSKAEKTFKGLYNLWFDVDGNKTRCLKTLEEKGINLSCISSMLSGARSNAVQAFQDLYNLWFDEEGNKRQYLANLEEKGINLSRISGMLSGAGSYAAQAFKDLYNLWFDEKGNKTQYLKTLENEGVNLSNMSSVLSRSGTDAADAFKELYDTFFDEEGNKTKYLKTLEKKGINLANLSGILNKAGAKATKAFKDLYHLWFDADENKTQYLKVLEERGISLINMSSILHGSGANAAKAFKNLYNLWFDLNGNKTQYLITLEEKGIKLTNMSSILGGAGANAARAFISLYDLWFDAEENKTHYLKVLEKKGINLINMSSILHGAGANAAKAFSALYGLWFDAEGNETHYLKVLEEKGVNVTNLSSILNGAGASAVKAFKELCNTFFDAQGNNKQHLKHFIEEEDEEKCFTLRNLSGILSGSGANAKDAFEKLHNVCFDEEGERTSLLNHFHNAGFRAINLSSILLGAGVRASSILKKLHSVCFNGEGKRTEVLDDFYDVGFLAPDLCSILSAAAGSLKKFHDFCFVGETKKYFHHLLDEREGFTSRELSKIFHGAGANICSSLKDFHDVVFNQRGNRTQLLDDFYKAGFKSSDLSNVLSLAGNNAASIFKNFHKVCFHEDNYLNHFLAEEELFSPKKLSIMLRGVGINIGPIFKKLHDICFDKAGNKTDYLNNLIENDCHKIQNILFEKLRNY; this comes from the coding sequence agtcGTTGTTTCGTGGCTGGACGTGAAAATATCGTTTTAAACCACAATGCGAGCCACAAATTACCTGCCAAAAGAGGAGGTGGTTTAGAGGATGTTTCTAGGGAAGATTTTTTTGATGAATTGCAAAATTCTTGCCAATCTAATCAATCCAGAAGTCATCTCCCTTATCGTTTGATTGGGGCTATGTATCAATTAGACTTATCGGTACTTTGCTCACTTAGAAAGTTTAAGTTTGAACATAAATACCCTTCTTTGTCATTAGAGTTTGGAAATTCtcaagttgataaatttaataatattattcttcGTTACAAAGAAAAGTCTATTCACATACAAGTTGTAAATGTTGAAAAACGTCATATAGAAGATGAAATTGACTATGATAGATTATTTGTCatagaaaatcgaaatttcgCTATTAATACCTACTTTAATAGTTTTGTTCGGCATCTAATTTCCGAAGTTGAAAATCCGTCAAACACTATAGAATATCTGATTATCTATACTAATGTTAACTTGGATTTGACAAAAGAAATGAGATTAAAGCAAGGGCGGTCTAAAAAATGTTAtccttttaaatttgatattgtgAATTGTAagagtttgaaaaagtttttgtttaccAACAATAACACAGAGAAGCAaggattttatcaattttcacaAGACAAAGGAAcaagagaagaatttttcaagCGTTTACAATTTTCCCCTGCTATGAAAAAAGTGATAACCGAAAGACAGTTACCTCGGAAATTTGAAAACTatgtaaaagaagaatttttcgatAAATTAGCATTTGCAGTAAATCAGCCTAAGAGAATAGAACTGAAcagcattattaaaaatgaaataaaaaatagaaaatttcaatacgATTATACAAAATTACGAGAGGAAGTTCTGTATGATTTGATAGCTGCGGAAAAGCACAGCAAACTTGGGAAATCAGTCAGTTATATAACTGGAGTTACTTATGAATTCAGTCTGTTAATGACTTTCTTGCATGATATGTTCTTGCAGAAACACATGCTTTCCATAAATTTTGAGGGGAAGAGGGACGGTATAACTAATGACATTACTGTCAATTACAGAGGTAGAATTACTTGCATAAAGATTCATACATCAGATAGTAAAGTTAACTATAATcagttattttctttaaaaattagtacGTTTTCTCTTCATAAgcatttcagtctttttaatgatGAATTGGAAAAGGATGTAAGATATTTTATCATCTATACTAATGCAGACCTTGATCTTacagaagaaaataaattaaaacatggTCGCTCTAAAGATTTTTATCCTTTACAATTTTCCAGCATCgatattcaaaagaaaaagtacaaaattttaagaaattgttcgTGTATAAATGAGAATGGTCTTTATCAATTTGCACAGGAAGAAACAAGAGAGAAGCTCTTAAGTATGTTGAAGCTTCCACTTTctctgaaaaaagagaaaaaagaaggaagactttctgatgagaatgaacgagaaataaaagaaaagtttttaaataaactaatatttGCAGTTAATCAACCCAATATTACAGAATTGAATGGCATTCTTAGAGATCGTATAAAAAGCGATAACGAATCTAATAATGTTCCGTACAATTACGAAGAATTAGATGAAATAGCTGTACGTTGGTCAGAGTCTAATGAAGTTGGCCCTATCACACCGAGAACAATTAAAGAGCTTttagaagatattaaaaataatagacaCAGTTATCaggaaattcgaaataaaaatattagcgaagaaattaaatttgctaAAATTGTGGTGGGTACACAACAAACATTTACATTTGATCAGTTCTtggattttttgattaaagaagaTAGAATAGAGATGTTGAAAAGCAAAGGAGTGAAGCTAGTTAATATgtccaatattttaaataaagcagGATCTAAGGCTGAAAAAACATTTAAAGGGTTGTACAATCTTTGGTTTGATGTAGATGGAAATAAAACACGATGTTTAAAAACTCTAGAAGAAAAAGGAATCAATTTATCTTGCATATCCAGTATGTTGAGTGGGGCGAGATCTAATGCTGTGCAAGCTTTCCAAGATTTGTATAATCTTTGGTTTGACGAAGAAGGAAATAAAAGGCAATATTTAGCAAACCTAGAAGAAAAGGGAATTAATCTGTCTAGAATATCCGGTATGTTAAGTGGAGCCGGATCTTATGCCGCGCAAGCTTTCAAAGATTTGTATAACCTATGGTTTGATGAAAAGGGAAATAAAACGCAGTATTTAAAAACTCTAGAAAATGAAGGAGTAAATCTCTCGAATATGTCCAGTGTTTTAAGCAGATCAGGAACGGATGCTGCAGACGCTTTCAAAGAATTGTATGATACCTTTTTCGACGAGGAGGGAaataaaacgaaatatttaaaaaccctcgaaaaaaaaggaataaatctaGCTAATTTGTCCGGTATCTTGAATAAAGCTGGAGCTAAAGCTACTAAAGCTTTTAAGGATTTGTATCATCTTTGGTTTGATGCAGACGAAAATAAAacacaatatttaaaagttctagaaGAAAGAGGAATAAGTTTGATCAATATGTCGAGCATTTTGCATGGATCGGGAGCTAATGCTGCAAAAGCTTTCAAAAACTTGTATAATCTTTGGTTCGATTTAAACGGAAATAAGACGCAATATTTAATAACCCTAGAAGAAAAAGGAATTAAGCTGACCAATATGTCCAGTATTTTAGGTGGAGCAGGAGCTAATGCTGCCAGAGCTTTTATTTCCTTATATGATCTTTGGTTTGatgcagaagaaaataaaacacattatttaaaagttctgGAAAAGAagggaataaatttaattaatatgtcCAGTATTTTGCACGGTGCAGGAGCTAATGCTGCAAAAGCTTTTAGTGCCTTGTATGGTCTTTGGTTTGATGCAGAAGGAAATGAAACACATTATTTGAAAGTTCTAGAAGAGAAAGGAGTCAATGTGACTAATTTGTCGAGTATTTTGAATGGAGCAGGAGCTAGTGCTgtaaaagcttttaaagaattatgtAACACTTTCTTTGATGCACAAGGAAACAATAAACAACATTTAAAGCACTTTATTGAGGAAGAAGACGAGGAAAAATGTTTTACGTTGCGTAACTTGTCCGGTATTTTGAGTGGGTCAGGCGCTAATGCTAAAGatgcttttgaaaaattgcataacGTTTGTTTTGATGAAGAAGGAGAGAGAACAAGCCTTTTGAATCATTTCCATAATGCAGGTTTTAGGGCCATTAACTTATCATCTATATTATTAGGAGCAGGAGTTCGTGcttcttctattttaaaaaagttgcacAGCGTTTGTTTCAATGGTGAGGGGAAAAGAACAGAAGTCTTGGATGATTTTTATGATGTAGGTTTTTTGGCGCCTGATTTATGTAGCATATTGAGTGCAGCAGCgggtagtttaaagaaatttcatgatttttgttttgttggagaaacaaaaaagtattttcatcaCTTATTAGATGAAAGAGAAGGTTTTACGTCCAGGGAATTGTCTAAGATATTCCATGGAGCAGGAGCTAATATTTGTTCGTCTCTAAAAGATTTTCATGATGTTGTTTTTAACCAGAGAGGAAACAGAACACAGCTTTTGGATGATTTCTATAAAGCAGGTTTTAAATCGAGTGATTTATCAAATGTGTTATCTTTAGCAGGAAATAATGCtgcttctatttttaaaaactttcataaagTTTGTTTTCATGAAGACAATTATTTAAATCACTTCCTGGCCGAGGAAGAACTTTTTAGCCCGAAAAAGTTATCTATTATGTTACGCGGAGTAGGAATTAATATTGgtccgatttttaaaaaattgcatgataTTTGTTTTGACAAGGCTGgaaacaaaacagattatttaaacaatcttataGAAAATGATTgtcataaaatacaaaatatattatttgaaaaattgagaaattattaa
- the LOC117171268 gene encoding GATOR complex protein NPRL2 isoform X2, with product MTVTLKDYKILGFPVKIDDKKYARNAFYFNLCFVCDSEARTVHYEPVVKKMSDFLMALEIENRFLSTSEDKTRLAEMLRHVMQDLNLHKMCTLTEGTMTSHLKVVRLAPEPQPVLDHQVPIFLEGREAFRSDQWDLTTQQVLPYIDGFNHVARIATEADVDNNLVKSCVQNLVYYGVVTLIPIFQYSNVYATTSKLKELAENVNLQERCIRYSSKTPRQPANLRDIYRTYSSMTHGSSMRDLCQRLNPQSLRINERRLVQFGLIEGLIRRVYKYPIRLPESSSEEGKCNAVYKYFTGTYNLDEICCSTGQSVAQIEDLVERDPNVVMLWK from the exons ATGACAGT aacattaaaagattacaaaattcttGGATTTCCTGTCAAAATCGACGATAAGAAATATGCGAggaatgctttttattttaatctctgTTTCGTTTGCGATTCAGAAGCCCGAACTGTACACTACGAACCTGTTGTTAAGAAAATGTCcgattttttg ATGGCTCTTGAAATCGAGAATCGATTCCTCTCCACTTCTGAGGACAAAACAAGACTTGCAGAAATGCTCAGACATGTTATGCAAGATTTAAATTTGCACAAAATGTGCACATTGACTG aaGGAACGATGACTTCCCATTTAAAAGTAGTCAGACTAGCTCCAGAACCGCAGCCAGTTTTGGACCATCAAGTTCCAATTTTTTTGGAAGGCAGAGAAGCTTTTCGAAGTGATCAATGGGATTTAACAACCCAACAAGTTTTGCCTTATATCGATGGTTTTAATCACGTGGCTCGAATTGCTACAGAAGCCGATGTcgataataatttagttaaaagttgtgTTCAAAATCTCGT gtATTACGGAGTTGTCACTCTGATTCCAATATTTCAATACAGCAATGTTTATGCGACAACGTCGAAACTTAAAGAACTTGCAGAAAATGTCAATTTGCAAGAGAGATGTATCCGATATTCATCTAAAACTC caaggcAACCTGCAAATCTAAGAGATATTTATCGAACATATTCAAGTATGACACACGGAAGTAGTATGAGAGATTTATGTCAGAGATTGAACCCTCAAAGTTTGAGAATTAATGAAAGACGACTCGTTCAATTTGGCTTAATTGAGGGCCTGATTCGCAGAGTTTATAAG tatcCGATTCGGCTGCCAGAAAGTTCAAGTGAAGAAGGAAAATGTAATgcagtttataaatattttactggcACTTATAATCTCGATGAAATTTGTTGCAGTACTGGACAAAGTGTTGCACAAATCGAAGATTTGGTCGAACGAGATCCTAATGTCGTAATGCTCTGGAAATAA
- the LOC117171268 gene encoding GATOR complex protein NPRL2 isoform X1 — MTTKAINHEESGQEGPIRCIFFSEFHHIAGPKITCQVPDNFISKDIFDNVSVYIIPKAQLQRSTMTVTLKDYKILGFPVKIDDKKYARNAFYFNLCFVCDSEARTVHYEPVVKKMSDFLMALEIENRFLSTSEDKTRLAEMLRHVMQDLNLHKMCTLTEGTMTSHLKVVRLAPEPQPVLDHQVPIFLEGREAFRSDQWDLTTQQVLPYIDGFNHVARIATEADVDNNLVKSCVQNLVYYGVVTLIPIFQYSNVYATTSKLKELAENVNLQERCIRYSSKTPRQPANLRDIYRTYSSMTHGSSMRDLCQRLNPQSLRINERRLVQFGLIEGLIRRVYKYPIRLPESSSEEGKCNAVYKYFTGTYNLDEICCSTGQSVAQIEDLVERDPNVVMLWK; from the exons GTTCCAGATAATTTCATATCGAAGGACATATTTGACAATGTGAGCGTTTATATAATTCCAAAGGCACAACTGCAACGAAGTACAATGACAGT aacattaaaagattacaaaattcttGGATTTCCTGTCAAAATCGACGATAAGAAATATGCGAggaatgctttttattttaatctctgTTTCGTTTGCGATTCAGAAGCCCGAACTGTACACTACGAACCTGTTGTTAAGAAAATGTCcgattttttg ATGGCTCTTGAAATCGAGAATCGATTCCTCTCCACTTCTGAGGACAAAACAAGACTTGCAGAAATGCTCAGACATGTTATGCAAGATTTAAATTTGCACAAAATGTGCACATTGACTG aaGGAACGATGACTTCCCATTTAAAAGTAGTCAGACTAGCTCCAGAACCGCAGCCAGTTTTGGACCATCAAGTTCCAATTTTTTTGGAAGGCAGAGAAGCTTTTCGAAGTGATCAATGGGATTTAACAACCCAACAAGTTTTGCCTTATATCGATGGTTTTAATCACGTGGCTCGAATTGCTACAGAAGCCGATGTcgataataatttagttaaaagttgtgTTCAAAATCTCGT gtATTACGGAGTTGTCACTCTGATTCCAATATTTCAATACAGCAATGTTTATGCGACAACGTCGAAACTTAAAGAACTTGCAGAAAATGTCAATTTGCAAGAGAGATGTATCCGATATTCATCTAAAACTC caaggcAACCTGCAAATCTAAGAGATATTTATCGAACATATTCAAGTATGACACACGGAAGTAGTATGAGAGATTTATGTCAGAGATTGAACCCTCAAAGTTTGAGAATTAATGAAAGACGACTCGTTCAATTTGGCTTAATTGAGGGCCTGATTCGCAGAGTTTATAAG tatcCGATTCGGCTGCCAGAAAGTTCAAGTGAAGAAGGAAAATGTAATgcagtttataaatattttactggcACTTATAATCTCGATGAAATTTGTTGCAGTACTGGACAAAGTGTTGCACAAATCGAAGATTTGGTCGAACGAGATCCTAATGTCGTAATGCTCTGGAAATAA